One Archangium lipolyticum DNA segment encodes these proteins:
- a CDS encoding sensor histidine kinase, producing MPESPSSRAPLARSTLIHMGVRIAVIIALTTFFSYLHMFHTLRTEALGQLERHVAERGQREQAIFVLAEDNHVVFKNTLERRFQELTPEEVSSRFERLFVQLPDGSLRTRAEGFDSATMTAVFIPRGVNMDPDMRRLILASYDVVSWFGPAFGTRFTNTYVTLPEGPLILYWPKGSSWCHEAPPDFQITEFGHFPISLPQNNPKRVTSWSGVYEDPLSHKPMTSISTPLDKGGRHVATLSHDVLLEELMARTINDHLPGAYNVIFRHDGEPIAAGQTPLQQPGSSEERAHLRDIIERVRNRPPGETVLELPRHDEYLATAQLEGPGWNFVTVLPESVVTRPALQAARTVLLLGVLSLILELVILYWVLQRQVARPLLTFTQATDRVASGEFHVELDTSRGDELGQLARSFRLMADQVQRREAELRQANEGLEQRVEERTRELKDVHMQLVQTARRAGMAEIATNVLHNVGNVLNSVYTSAQLAKERMVGMRLEHVGRVAHMLQERQSDVGTFLTQDERGRNVIPFLGKLGQNLLDEREELVELLDDVGRYTEHVGDIVKVQQNYARTPRLHEPVQLTELVEDALRINAAGLTRHQVKVARNLEALPPVLTDKHKTLMILVNLVSNAKYAMDGVPPAERLLSVKMERAGTDRVRIEVHDNGMGIAPEMLTRIFQYGFTTRDEGHGFGLHSSALAAQELGGSLTVHSKGPGHGATFTLDLPYVESNG from the coding sequence ATGCCTGAATCCCCCAGCTCTCGAGCCCCCCTGGCCCGTTCGACGCTCATCCACATGGGCGTGCGCATCGCGGTCATCATCGCGCTGACGACCTTCTTCAGCTACCTGCACATGTTCCACACACTGCGCACCGAGGCCCTCGGGCAGCTGGAGCGGCATGTCGCGGAGCGCGGCCAGCGCGAGCAGGCCATCTTCGTCCTGGCGGAGGACAATCACGTCGTCTTCAAGAACACCCTGGAGCGGAGGTTCCAGGAGCTCACGCCGGAGGAGGTGAGCTCGCGCTTCGAGCGGCTCTTCGTCCAGCTGCCCGATGGCTCGCTCCGCACCCGCGCCGAGGGCTTCGACAGCGCGACGATGACGGCCGTCTTCATCCCCCGGGGCGTGAACATGGATCCGGACATGCGCCGGCTGATCCTCGCCTCGTACGACGTGGTTTCCTGGTTCGGGCCCGCCTTCGGGACCCGCTTCACGAATACCTACGTCACACTGCCCGAGGGGCCACTCATCCTCTATTGGCCGAAGGGCTCCTCCTGGTGCCATGAAGCCCCGCCGGACTTCCAGATCACCGAATTCGGCCACTTCCCCATCAGCCTCCCCCAGAACAACCCGAAGAGGGTGACGAGCTGGTCCGGCGTCTACGAGGATCCGCTCAGCCACAAGCCGATGACCTCGATCTCCACGCCGCTGGACAAGGGGGGGCGCCACGTCGCGACCCTCAGCCACGACGTGCTCCTCGAGGAGTTGATGGCCCGCACCATCAACGACCACCTGCCCGGCGCGTACAACGTCATCTTCCGCCATGATGGAGAGCCCATCGCCGCCGGACAGACGCCCCTGCAACAGCCCGGCTCGTCCGAGGAGCGGGCCCACCTGCGGGACATCATCGAGCGGGTGAGGAACCGCCCCCCCGGCGAGACCGTGCTGGAGCTCCCGCGGCATGACGAGTACCTCGCCACGGCCCAGCTCGAGGGTCCCGGATGGAACTTCGTCACCGTACTGCCCGAGAGCGTGGTGACCCGGCCCGCCCTCCAGGCCGCCCGCACCGTCCTGCTCCTCGGCGTGCTCTCGCTCATCCTCGAGCTGGTCATCCTGTACTGGGTGCTCCAGCGGCAGGTCGCCCGTCCGCTGCTCACCTTCACCCAGGCGACCGACCGGGTGGCCTCCGGTGAGTTCCACGTCGAGCTGGACACCTCGCGTGGCGACGAGCTGGGACAGCTGGCCCGCTCCTTCCGGCTCATGGCCGACCAGGTGCAACGGCGCGAGGCGGAGCTGCGTCAGGCCAACGAGGGACTCGAGCAGCGCGTCGAGGAGCGCACCCGCGAGCTCAAGGACGTCCACATGCAGTTGGTGCAGACGGCCCGCCGCGCCGGCATGGCGGAGATCGCCACCAACGTGCTGCACAACGTGGGCAACGTGCTCAACAGCGTCTACACCTCCGCCCAGCTCGCCAAGGAGCGCATGGTGGGCATGCGCCTGGAGCACGTGGGCCGTGTCGCCCACATGCTCCAGGAGCGCCAGTCCGACGTCGGAACCTTCCTCACCCAGGACGAGCGCGGGCGCAACGTGATTCCCTTCCTGGGCAAGCTGGGACAGAACCTGCTCGATGAGCGCGAGGAGCTCGTCGAGCTGCTCGACGACGTGGGGCGCTACACCGAGCACGTCGGCGACATCGTCAAGGTGCAGCAGAACTACGCGCGCACGCCCCGGCTGCACGAGCCCGTCCAGCTGACGGAGCTGGTGGAGGACGCGCTGCGCATCAACGCGGCCGGACTCACCCGTCACCAGGTGAAGGTGGCGCGCAACCTGGAGGCCCTGCCTCCGGTGCTCACCGACAAGCACAAGACGCTGATGATCCTGGTCAACCTGGTGAGCAACGCCAAGTACGCCATGGATGGAGTTCCCCCCGCCGAGCGGCTCCTGTCCGTGAAGATGGAGCGCGCCGGCACCGACCGCGTCCGCATCGAGGTCCACGACAACGGCATGGGCATCGCGCCGGAGATGCTCACCCGCATCTTCCAGTACGGCTTCACCACCCGGGATGAGGGGCATGGCTTCGGTCTGCACTCCAGCGCCCTGGCGGCGCAGGAGCTGGGGGGCTCGCTGACCGTCCACAGCAAAGGACCCGGGCACGGAGCCACCTTCACGTTGGACCTCCCCTATGTGGAGTCGAACGGGTAG
- the murI gene encoding glutamate racemase has translation MRQNSHGPIGVFDSGVGGLTVLKSLMSHLPHESTLYLGDTARVPYGTKSGEVVTRYSLKNAEFLLERGIKLLVVACNTASAVALPALSAALPVPVVGVIAPGARAALRRTRGGGVGVIGTPGTIRSGAYQRELEAAAGPEGVRVKARACPLFVPLAEEGWLAGDVPQLVAREYLADFARSGVDTLVLGCTHYPLLRDVIAAAVGPQVSLVDSAEATAEVVTELLTEQGLLAAAGDPPTHHYFVTDVPERFVEVGARFLGRPIHSAEQVDLSF, from the coding sequence ATGCGGCAGAACAGCCACGGTCCCATCGGGGTTTTCGATTCAGGCGTCGGAGGGCTCACCGTCCTCAAGTCGCTGATGTCCCACCTCCCACACGAGAGCACACTGTACCTGGGCGACACCGCGCGGGTGCCCTACGGCACGAAGTCCGGCGAGGTGGTGACGCGCTACTCCTTGAAGAACGCGGAGTTCCTGCTGGAGCGCGGCATCAAGCTGTTGGTGGTGGCGTGCAACACGGCCTCGGCGGTGGCGCTGCCGGCGCTGTCGGCGGCGCTGCCGGTACCGGTGGTGGGGGTGATTGCTCCGGGCGCGAGGGCCGCACTGCGGCGGACGCGTGGGGGCGGGGTGGGCGTCATCGGGACGCCGGGCACCATCCGCTCCGGGGCCTACCAGCGCGAGCTGGAGGCGGCGGCGGGGCCAGAAGGGGTGCGGGTGAAGGCGAGGGCGTGCCCGCTCTTCGTGCCGCTGGCGGAGGAGGGCTGGCTGGCGGGAGACGTGCCCCAACTGGTGGCGCGCGAGTACCTGGCGGACTTCGCCCGGAGCGGTGTGGACACCCTGGTGTTGGGCTGCACCCACTACCCGCTGCTCAGGGACGTCATCGCCGCGGCCGTGGGGCCACAGGTGTCCCTGGTGGACTCGGCCGAGGCCACCGCCGAGGTGGTGACGGAGCTGCTCACGGAGCAGGGGCTGCTGGCGGCGGCGGGCGATCCGCCTACGCACCATTACTTCGTCACGGACGTGCCGGAGCGCTTCGTGGAGGTGGGGGCGCGCTTCCTGGGGCGTCCCATCCACTCCGCGGAGCAGGTGGACCTGTCCTTCTGA
- a CDS encoding MotA/TolQ/ExbB proton channel family protein: MMPRFPLALGAMNYLQILRDASLLELGVLGLLMVVSVASWALIALKHTQLSRARTQSLAFLDTFWKSSRLEAIYQDAQKLDGSPLSKVFCAGYEELSKLAQAKEGAEGAMAERLGGIENVERALNRASTTQLTDLESRVSFLGTVGAASPFVGLFGTVIGILNAFNSIAEQGNATLATVAAPVGNALFATAAGLFAAIPAVVAYNSFISRIKVFDTEMANFSADFLNIIKRHFFR, from the coding sequence TTGATGCCCCGTTTCCCCCTGGCGCTCGGCGCCATGAACTACCTGCAGATCCTCCGTGACGCCTCCCTCCTGGAGCTGGGCGTGCTGGGCCTGCTGATGGTCGTCTCGGTGGCGTCCTGGGCGCTCATCGCACTCAAGCACACCCAGTTGTCGCGCGCCCGGACCCAGTCCCTGGCCTTCCTGGATACCTTCTGGAAGTCCTCCCGCCTGGAGGCCATCTACCAGGACGCCCAGAAGCTCGATGGCTCGCCCCTGTCCAAGGTGTTCTGCGCCGGTTACGAGGAGCTGAGCAAGCTGGCCCAGGCCAAGGAAGGGGCCGAGGGAGCGATGGCCGAGCGGCTCGGCGGTATCGAGAACGTGGAGCGGGCGCTCAACCGGGCGTCCACCACCCAGCTCACGGACCTGGAGTCCCGGGTGTCGTTCCTGGGCACGGTGGGCGCGGCGTCCCCGTTCGTGGGCCTGTTCGGCACGGTCATCGGCATCCTGAACGCCTTCAACTCCATTGCCGAGCAGGGCAACGCCACGCTGGCCACGGTGGCGGCGCCGGTGGGCAACGCGCTCTTCGCCACGGCGGCCGGCCTGTTCGCGGCCATTCCCGCGGTGGTCGCCTACAACTCGTTCATCAGCCGCATCAAGGTGTTCGACACGGAGATGGCCAACTTCTCCGCGGACTTCCTCAACATCATCAAGCGGCACTTCTTCCGCTAG
- the tolR gene encoding protein TolR: MGMGSNRGGGRVTMSEINVTPMVDVMLVLLIIFMVTAPLIQQGVKVNLPEAKAAPVEAAEKKLVLSIDAQRRIYIGEAEVPVDELEKKLASNAKAQADKELYLHADRDVPYGVVVDVMAAAQRAGITNVGMITDPGAGGRTSNKGKKEARR, encoded by the coding sequence ATGGGCATGGGCTCCAATCGCGGGGGTGGCCGCGTCACCATGAGCGAGATCAACGTCACGCCCATGGTGGACGTGATGCTGGTGCTGCTCATCATCTTCATGGTGACGGCGCCCCTCATCCAGCAGGGCGTCAAGGTGAACCTGCCGGAGGCGAAGGCCGCCCCGGTGGAGGCCGCCGAGAAGAAGCTGGTGCTGTCCATCGACGCCCAGCGGCGCATCTACATCGGCGAGGCCGAGGTACCGGTGGACGAGCTGGAGAAGAAGCTGGCCAGCAACGCCAAGGCGCAGGCGGACAAGGAGCTGTACCTGCACGCGGACCGGGACGTGCCCTACGGCGTGGTGGTGGACGTCATGGCCGCCGCGCAGCGCGCCGGCATCACCAACGTGGGGATGATCACGGACCCCGGGGCCGGGGGACGAACGTCCAACAAGGGCAAGAAGGAGGCACGGCGCTAG
- a CDS encoding energy transducer TonB, whose translation MHPANQYSLLVPRRSRLGRFIVVSLVAHAVVLLAMGLYATFFSGPRVQLDQKPIRATLVRLGKPRDEKLLPRKEQPRPPPPKKVESPAAPTPAAPEPAKVAVPVPGMKPEPAPKPAPQKGETQGEDRRNRLFGAFDKLAKPSKQEEDPEGAEDGDPNGDSATAEGERYFGLLTSQVTRNYNVADTIPEDERMRLRALVFMRLSRTGEVIEARLTKTSGNTLFDSAVVAAVKKASPFSPPPDHLRDSLQKNGINLEFSP comes from the coding sequence ATGCACCCGGCCAATCAGTACAGCCTGCTCGTCCCGAGGCGCTCGCGCCTGGGACGTTTCATCGTCGTGTCGCTCGTGGCCCATGCGGTGGTGCTGCTCGCCATGGGGCTGTACGCCACCTTCTTCTCGGGCCCCCGGGTGCAGCTGGACCAGAAGCCCATCCGCGCCACGCTGGTGCGCCTGGGCAAGCCGCGTGACGAGAAGTTGCTGCCTCGCAAGGAGCAGCCGCGTCCGCCCCCACCCAAGAAGGTGGAGTCCCCCGCCGCGCCCACACCCGCCGCGCCCGAGCCGGCCAAGGTGGCAGTGCCCGTGCCCGGGATGAAGCCGGAGCCCGCCCCCAAGCCCGCGCCCCAGAAGGGGGAGACCCAGGGCGAGGACCGGCGCAACCGGCTCTTCGGCGCCTTCGACAAGCTCGCAAAGCCCTCGAAGCAGGAGGAGGATCCGGAGGGTGCCGAGGACGGCGATCCGAACGGCGACTCCGCCACCGCCGAGGGCGAGCGCTACTTCGGCCTGCTGACGTCTCAGGTGACCCGCAACTACAACGTTGCGGACACCATCCCCGAGGACGAGCGCATGCGCCTCAGGGCCCTGGTCTTCATGCGCCTGAGCCGCACCGGCGAGGTCATCGAGGCCCGGCTGACCAAGACCAGCGGCAACACCCTCTTCGACTCGGCCGTGGTGGCCGCGGTGAAGAAGGCCTCTCCCTTCTCCCCTCCTCCCGACCATCTGCGGGACTCGCTGCAGAAGAACGGCATCAACCTGGAGTTCAGCCCGTGA
- a CDS encoding DPP IV N-terminal domain-containing protein, which yields MKALLLSLVLLPLAALAQAPVIQISGANFRPLPLAVTPPLVQGETGKEPAQDVDEALMYDLRASGLFQVLDRASFLADPKEGMVAGSINFSRWADVGAESLVKYSLARDGGELKAEARVFSVGSGREEFKTAQSAPAAQPSLLAHKVADAIYRHYTREPSPFLSRITYVRKSGANRDVWVADWDGRNAKQVTRGGINVLPTLGPDGSVGYTSYQQGKPDLYIQKPDGDTVRIKTSEGQMATGIAFSPDGKRIAYALADGESAQIWVAEADGDNAKQLTDTRFGINTSPAWSPDGKRLAFVSNRGGSPQVYVMNADGSAVRRLTFQGNYNQTPDWSPRGDLITFTARDERNAFDLFTVNVENGKITRLTQDQANNEEPSFSPNGRLILFTSTRNGGSKLFVMTADGNNQVALPAQDKSAITTPDWGR from the coding sequence GTGAAAGCCCTTCTCCTCTCGCTCGTCCTCCTGCCGCTGGCGGCGCTCGCCCAGGCGCCCGTCATCCAGATCTCCGGCGCCAACTTCCGGCCGCTGCCCCTGGCCGTCACCCCGCCACTGGTGCAGGGCGAAACGGGCAAAGAGCCCGCCCAGGACGTGGACGAGGCGCTCATGTACGACCTGCGCGCCTCCGGCCTCTTCCAGGTGCTGGACCGGGCCAGCTTCCTGGCGGACCCGAAGGAAGGCATGGTGGCGGGCAGCATCAACTTCTCGCGCTGGGCGGACGTGGGCGCCGAGTCGCTGGTGAAGTACTCGCTGGCCCGGGACGGCGGCGAGCTGAAGGCCGAGGCGCGCGTGTTCAGCGTGGGCAGCGGCCGCGAGGAGTTCAAGACGGCCCAGAGCGCGCCCGCCGCGCAGCCGAGCCTGCTGGCCCACAAGGTCGCGGACGCCATCTACCGCCACTACACCCGCGAGCCGAGCCCGTTCCTCTCGCGCATCACCTACGTGCGCAAGAGTGGCGCCAACCGGGACGTGTGGGTGGCGGACTGGGACGGGCGCAACGCGAAGCAGGTGACGCGCGGTGGCATCAACGTGCTGCCGACGCTCGGGCCGGACGGGTCGGTGGGCTACACCTCGTACCAGCAGGGCAAGCCGGACCTGTACATCCAGAAGCCGGACGGCGACACGGTGCGCATCAAGACGTCCGAGGGGCAGATGGCCACGGGCATCGCCTTCTCGCCGGACGGCAAGCGCATCGCGTACGCGCTGGCCGATGGGGAGAGCGCGCAGATCTGGGTGGCGGAGGCGGATGGGGACAACGCGAAGCAGCTCACCGACACGCGCTTCGGCATCAACACCAGCCCCGCGTGGTCACCGGACGGCAAGCGGCTGGCGTTCGTGTCCAACCGGGGCGGCTCGCCGCAGGTGTACGTGATGAACGCGGACGGCTCGGCGGTGCGCCGGCTCACCTTCCAGGGCAACTACAACCAGACGCCGGACTGGTCGCCCCGGGGAGATCTGATCACCTTCACGGCACGCGACGAGCGCAACGCCTTCGATCTCTTCACGGTCAACGTGGAGAACGGGAAGATCACCCGCCTCACGCAGGATCAGGCGAACAACGAGGAGCCGAGTTTCTCGCCCAATGGGAGGCTGATCCTGTTCACCTCCACGCGCAACGGAGGGTCGAAGCTCTTCGTCATGACGGCGGACGGAAACAACCAGGTGGCGCTGCCAGCGCAGGACAAGTCCGCGATCACCACGCCCGACTGGGGCCGCTGA
- a CDS encoding aminotransferase class V-fold PLP-dependent enzyme, which yields MDAPLFRTQWSLDPEVTFLNHGSFGACPTAVLEEQSRLRARMEAEPVRFLHRELEALSDAARGALGTFLDADPDDLAFVNNATTGVNTVLKSLRFDPGDELLTTDHEYNASRNALDFVASRWGVKVVVAKLPWPVTSAQAVVDTVLAHVTGRTRLLLIDHITSQTALVLPVADLIRALRERGVETLVDGAHGPGQVPLSLRQLGAAYYTGNCHKWMCAPKGAAFLYVRRDLQPGIRPVVISHGYNSRREDRSRFRLDFDWLGTDDPTPYLCVPKALEVMGGMLPGGWPEVMASNRAKALEARAILCQRLGVAPHCTEDIVGAMATVGLPDGFPAVPSALGLDPLQDRLLFEYGIEVPITPWPRPPHRHVRVSAQLYNSRAEYQRLADALEALLR from the coding sequence ATGGACGCGCCCCTCTTCCGCACCCAGTGGTCGCTCGACCCCGAGGTGACCTTCCTCAACCACGGCTCCTTTGGCGCCTGCCCCACGGCGGTGCTGGAGGAGCAGTCCCGGCTGCGAGCCCGCATGGAGGCCGAGCCGGTGCGCTTCCTCCACCGGGAGCTCGAGGCCCTGTCGGACGCGGCCCGAGGGGCGCTCGGGACCTTCCTGGACGCGGACCCGGACGACCTGGCCTTCGTCAACAACGCCACCACGGGCGTCAACACCGTGCTGAAGTCGCTGCGCTTCGACCCTGGCGACGAGCTGCTCACCACGGACCACGAGTACAACGCCTCCAGGAACGCGCTCGACTTCGTGGCCAGCCGCTGGGGCGTGAAGGTGGTGGTGGCGAAGCTGCCCTGGCCCGTGACCTCGGCCCAGGCGGTGGTGGACACGGTGCTCGCCCACGTCACCGGGCGCACCCGGCTGCTGCTCATCGACCACATCACCAGCCAGACGGCACTGGTGCTCCCGGTGGCGGACCTCATCCGCGCGCTGCGCGAGCGAGGCGTGGAGACGCTCGTGGACGGAGCCCACGGGCCCGGGCAGGTGCCCCTCTCCCTGCGCCAGCTGGGCGCCGCGTACTACACGGGCAACTGCCACAAGTGGATGTGCGCGCCCAAGGGGGCGGCCTTCCTCTACGTGCGGAGAGATCTCCAGCCGGGCATCCGCCCCGTCGTCATCAGTCACGGGTACAACTCGCGGCGCGAGGACCGCTCACGGTTCCGCCTCGACTTCGACTGGCTCGGCACGGACGATCCCACCCCGTACCTCTGCGTGCCCAAGGCGCTGGAGGTGATGGGCGGGATGCTGCCCGGCGGCTGGCCCGAGGTGATGGCCTCCAACCGGGCCAAGGCGCTGGAGGCACGCGCCATCCTGTGCCAGCGGCTCGGGGTGGCCCCCCACTGCACCGAGGACATAGTGGGCGCCATGGCCACCGTGGGCCTGCCCGACGGCTTCCCGGCAGTGCCCTCGGCGCTCGGGTTGGACCCACTCCAGGACCGGCTCCTCTTCGAGTACGGCATCGAGGTGCCCATCACTCCCTGGCCCCGGCCACCCCACCGGCATGTGCGCGTGTCCGCCCAGCTCTACAACTCGCGGGCGGAGTACCAGCGGCTGGCCGACGCCCTGGAGGCGCTGCTGCGCTGA
- a CDS encoding two-component system sensor histidine kinase NtrB translates to MHARSRVMTAATCILTLLTLLFLLVTPHSAASISIGSVMVLFYLGTLVVIRRATSLSPPATLLCLGMSAAFIAGAFSLGGATYASTHAVHMMLAALSVYLLGPRRGLFITLLLILGVGLLRPLHHVEVSLGGSSPPDPFYWPMHILASFCLLGGWALSSLNGTERDEAQAKLERTIDELRDSEGKLSSVFESTDDMMSSIDLQGRLLTANPALREMYRKRYGRDLVLGQPLAVPMSPENVQFWEQRIAQAFSGQHMRFEETYRAGPEHYVMDIRLSPIRGAGGRITGVTIVSRDITARKEAESRMGEMHRTLMDVSRQAGMAELATGVLHNVGNTLNSVNVSTGVLADQLRKSHVAGLAKATSLMREHATELGTFLTTDPQGQKLPAYLFALSQQLQEERDAMSQEVRSLSQSIEHIKSIIGMQQKNARVAGSQEQLSIPQLIDEALRLHAISFERLGIAIERDYAQVAPILVDRHKLLQILVNLLSNARQALLDSGQRDKRLTIRVQPSPEGRNLLIQVADNGQGIAPEHLPRMFTLGFTTKKTGHGFGLHISALTATEMKGRLTCTSPGPGQGATFTLELPVEGAETGSTGG, encoded by the coding sequence GTGCATGCCCGTTCCCGGGTGATGACGGCGGCGACCTGCATCCTGACCCTGTTGACCCTGCTGTTCCTGCTGGTGACTCCCCACTCGGCGGCCAGCATCTCCATCGGTTCGGTGATGGTGCTGTTCTATCTGGGAACCCTGGTGGTGATACGCAGGGCCACCTCTCTGTCGCCCCCCGCGACGCTCCTGTGCCTGGGCATGTCGGCGGCGTTCATCGCCGGCGCCTTCAGCCTCGGCGGCGCGACCTACGCCAGCACGCACGCCGTGCACATGATGCTGGCCGCGCTCTCGGTGTACCTGCTCGGGCCTCGCCGAGGGCTGTTCATCACGCTCCTCCTCATCCTGGGAGTGGGGCTCCTCCGTCCGCTCCACCATGTGGAAGTCAGCCTCGGGGGTAGCTCGCCACCGGACCCGTTCTACTGGCCGATGCACATCCTCGCCTCCTTCTGCCTGCTGGGTGGCTGGGCGCTGAGCTCGCTCAACGGCACCGAGAGGGACGAGGCCCAGGCGAAGCTCGAGCGCACGATCGATGAGCTGCGCGACAGTGAAGGCAAGCTGTCCAGCGTCTTCGAGAGCACCGACGACATGATGTCCTCGATCGATCTGCAGGGGCGGCTGCTCACCGCCAACCCGGCCTTGAGGGAGATGTACCGCAAGCGCTACGGCCGGGATCTCGTCCTGGGGCAGCCCCTCGCCGTCCCCATGTCGCCGGAGAACGTCCAGTTCTGGGAGCAGCGCATCGCCCAGGCCTTTTCCGGTCAGCACATGAGGTTCGAAGAGACATACAGAGCGGGCCCCGAGCATTACGTGATGGACATCCGCCTCAGCCCCATCCGCGGCGCGGGCGGCCGGATCACCGGCGTGACGATCGTCTCCCGCGACATCACCGCCCGGAAGGAGGCCGAGTCGCGCATGGGCGAGATGCACCGCACCCTGATGGACGTCTCCCGCCAGGCGGGCATGGCGGAGCTCGCCACCGGGGTGCTCCACAATGTGGGCAACACCCTCAACAGCGTCAACGTCTCCACCGGAGTGCTGGCGGACCAGTTGCGCAAGTCGCATGTCGCCGGCCTGGCCAAGGCCACCAGCCTGATGCGCGAGCACGCCACGGAGCTGGGCACCTTCCTCACCACCGACCCCCAGGGACAGAAGCTGCCCGCCTACCTCTTCGCCCTGTCCCAGCAGTTGCAGGAAGAGCGCGACGCGATGAGCCAGGAGGTGCGCTCCTTGAGCCAGAGCATCGAGCACATCAAGTCCATCATCGGCATGCAGCAGAAGAACGCGCGCGTCGCCGGGAGCCAGGAGCAGCTCTCCATTCCCCAGCTCATCGACGAGGCGCTGCGCCTGCACGCCATCTCCTTCGAGCGACTGGGCATCGCCATCGAGCGCGACTACGCCCAGGTCGCCCCCATCCTCGTCGACCGGCACAAGCTCCTGCAGATCCTCGTCAACCTGCTGAGCAACGCCCGGCAAGCGCTGCTCGACAGCGGGCAGCGGGACAAGCGGCTCACCATCCGCGTCCAGCCCTCGCCCGAGGGCAGGAACCTGCTCATCCAGGTGGCGGACAACGGCCAGGGCATCGCTCCGGAGCACCTCCCGCGCATGTTCACCCTGGGCTTCACCACCAAGAAGACCGGCCACGGCTTCGGGCTGCACATCAGTGCCCTGACCGCCACGGAGATGAAGGGCCGGCTCACCTGCACCAGCCCAGGCCCGGGCCAGGGGGCCACGTTCACCCTGGAGTTGCCGGTGGAGGGGGCGGAGACAGGGTCCACGGGGGGATGA
- a CDS encoding Ppx/GppA phosphatase family protein: MPRYATIDVGTNSVLLLVADRLPDGRFQAVEERAEITRLGRGVDKSRRLSPEGMETTLQVLSDFASEARRLGAEAIAVSATSAARDAENGAEFLEAAKNRAGVTVDIISGELEAQLSFTSAYADFGREAAGPLVVVDIGGGSTEFIYGDAEGRVAFRHSFDVGSVRMTERYVRTDPLTAEDRARVEAHLRETFSALPPCPPGARLVGIAGTVTTLFTLQHAIDPYDSARVHGGTLTRAELEALADKLCRLPLAERQALPGLQPKRADVIPAGALILLEGVRALGLERCLVSDRGLRWGLLAHRFGATRS, encoded by the coding sequence ATGCCTCGTTACGCCACCATCGACGTGGGGACCAATTCGGTCCTCCTGCTCGTCGCCGACCGCCTGCCCGATGGCCGCTTCCAAGCGGTGGAGGAGCGCGCGGAGATCACCCGCCTGGGCCGCGGCGTGGACAAGAGCCGCCGCCTGTCGCCCGAGGGCATGGAGACCACACTCCAGGTGCTGTCCGACTTCGCCAGCGAGGCGCGACGCCTGGGCGCGGAGGCCATCGCCGTGTCCGCCACCAGCGCGGCGCGCGACGCGGAGAACGGCGCCGAGTTCCTCGAGGCGGCGAAGAACCGCGCCGGGGTGACGGTGGACATCATCTCGGGCGAGTTGGAGGCGCAGCTGTCCTTCACCTCGGCGTACGCGGACTTCGGGCGCGAGGCGGCCGGGCCACTGGTGGTGGTGGACATCGGCGGCGGCTCCACCGAGTTCATCTACGGTGACGCGGAGGGCCGCGTGGCCTTCCGGCACAGCTTCGACGTGGGCTCGGTGCGCATGACCGAGCGCTACGTGCGCACGGATCCGCTGACGGCCGAGGACCGGGCCCGCGTGGAGGCGCACCTGCGCGAGACGTTCTCCGCGCTGCCCCCCTGCCCTCCGGGCGCACGGCTGGTGGGCATCGCCGGCACGGTGACGACGCTCTTCACCCTCCAGCACGCCATCGACCCGTATGACTCCGCGCGCGTGCACGGCGGCACCCTCACACGCGCCGAGCTGGAGGCCCTCGCGGACAAGCTGTGCCGGTTGCCCCTGGCCGAGCGCCAGGCCCTGCCCGGCCTTCAGCCCAAGCGCGCGGACGTGATTCCCGCCGGAGCCCTCATCCTGCTCGAGGGCGTGCGCGCGCTCGGGCTCGAGCGCTGCCTCGTGAGCGATCGCGGCCTGCGCTGGGGCCTGCTCGCGCACCGCTTCGGAGCCACCCGTTCATGA